One genomic region from Candidatus Lernaella stagnicola encodes:
- a CDS encoding DMT family transporter, producing the protein MRRSIDWRVHAALLWVQITFGGFHVFGKYVLEHVPPLAVAGIRILGATPLLFLLAWVVERRLPRWRDLPWLAALGFLGVFANQILFMIGLKLTTATNAAIMMPSIPVFTVAIAAAFGIERIGWRRAMGVGLAVAGALVVLNPFGFSLAPERFYGNLLILLNCLSYSGYLVLQRPVLKRLPPLTTVAWAFLFGGTGILLVSWPTVVAVDYGVLPKLVFVGLGYSVLIQTTINYALQMWAMDRSMPSLVSAYKTLQPISAALLAAVFLGEIIGWVEAAGFATIIGGLFLVTRVSNNRKGALPS; encoded by the coding sequence TTGAGGCGAAGCATCGACTGGCGCGTGCACGCGGCCTTGTTGTGGGTGCAGATCACGTTCGGCGGTTTCCACGTATTCGGGAAGTATGTGCTCGAGCACGTTCCGCCGCTTGCCGTGGCGGGGATCCGAATTCTGGGCGCCACGCCGCTGCTTTTCCTGCTCGCGTGGGTTGTCGAGCGCCGTTTGCCGCGGTGGCGCGATTTACCCTGGTTGGCCGCGCTGGGTTTTCTCGGCGTGTTCGCCAACCAAATCCTGTTCATGATCGGCCTCAAGCTTACAACGGCGACCAACGCGGCGATTATGATGCCATCGATTCCCGTGTTTACCGTGGCGATCGCAGCGGCATTCGGGATTGAGCGCATCGGCTGGCGGCGGGCGATGGGCGTGGGATTGGCCGTTGCGGGTGCGTTGGTGGTGCTGAACCCATTCGGGTTTTCGTTAGCTCCGGAGCGGTTCTACGGCAACCTGCTGATTTTACTTAACTGCTTGAGCTACTCGGGCTATCTCGTGCTACAGCGACCGGTTCTGAAGCGGCTGCCGCCCCTGACAACCGTGGCCTGGGCGTTTCTTTTCGGCGGCACGGGCATCCTGCTGGTTTCGTGGCCGACGGTGGTCGCCGTCGACTACGGCGTGCTGCCGAAACTGGTGTTCGTCGGTCTCGGCTATTCGGTTTTGATCCAGACGACCATCAACTATGCGCTGCAGATGTGGGCCATGGATCGCTCGATGCCCTCGCTCGTTTCGGCTTATAAAACCCTGCAACCGATTTCGGCCGCCCTATTGGCCGCGGTGTTTCTCGGGGAGATCATCGGTTGGGTT